The region CATGCCTTTCTGTATTGCTTCATGCGTAGTTTTTTCTATTTACTTCAAATGCTAATCTTCAAACGGCGCTCTAATTAATCTGCAGTCTCGATAGCGCTTCAAAATTTAAGGTGACTTAAAGATGAACAAGGAGCGTTAGAATCTGATTAAATCTAAAATGTAACTTGGGAGAGCACTCGGGTTCTTTATTAACTACCGCTGGTGCAGTgtttcctgcctttttttttaatgcaagtaTACGATGACACATTGCCGTGCCTTCACCAGTCTTTGTAGACGGCTACGAGAAGCCACTCGGCATAATATCCTGGCTTGGCTTCACTTTTGTGTGACTCAACTTAGAGGAAATCAAAAGTATAAAGCGGGAGTAGGCCGTAGAGCCCTTCCACATCTCTGCGCTGAGCGCAATGTGGAACAATGGTAAGAATTAGATGTATTTTATATATATCCTTAAACCATGCATAACTTACTTCGACAGCTGGGCGTCCTTCATTTATAATAATGCAGCGCGCATATAGTTTACTTGGACCTCTAATTTGTGCTGAAGATTTGTAGAAGTGCATAGTTACCAAAATATGGTCTTTATAGTGGGCGACATGTGCACTGACACAAAAAATAAtacaacaataagaaaaaaaagaaagaaaggtgacgCTACAGGATACGCTGTGGCCACGATCAGAAATCATGGTGTGCTGCTATGCCAAGCCTTGGAAGCACCCTTTTCACCCATCTTTGCGTGAACTTACTATACAACGTAAGGAAACATACTTCTTTAAAAATTTAAACTATGCAACTTGCCAGGCCTTAAGTTCAGTGCTTGCCGAATGCGAAATCGCCGGCTTCGAACCTTCCGACAAAAGCCACTTATATTTAACTAGACAGTTAAGGCAACGTTCTGTGACTCTGAAGTTGTTCGTGAGATAAATTTGATACGAGAACAAGCAAGGGGCTTGTTGTTGAGTCGCGAGGAGTGAGCCATATTTAAGGGGTACCAGAAGTTTATTATATAACGGTTGAACGTCCGCAGTACTGTGCCACAGCCGCTTTATATCTAGCAACGGACGCTGAGATGTGGTTTTCTACCCTTGTGCGTGCGTGGCGTTCAGGTATCTTTATTATTTTCGGAAATGCGCGCACATAACGTTCTATAGTGTTGTGAAACGCTGCAGGATATTAGCAATAACGTGAGAGCACCATTTACTCAATCAATGAAGCTACGCGCGCGCTTTTCGTACGGGCTATGTTCGTCGTGCTTCTAACCTTCCCGAACCAGGACGCCTTGCTTTGCCGTAtataggcagaaaaaaaaactgatattaTACAAGGGCTGTTTTTCTAGTAATAGTGTGAGAaacgtgatatatatatatatacatatatatatatatatatatatatatatatacatacgatGCATTGTCCTTATTACATAGGCTCACCAGGTAAGCGATGAACCATGCGCTCACGAAATAATTATTGCCAAATTCGAAGCACNNNNNNNNNNNNNNNNNNNNNNNNNNNNNNNNNNNNNNNNNNNNNNNNNNNNNNNNNNNNNNNNNNNNNNNNNNNNNNNNNNNNNNNNNNNNNNNNNNNNCTATACATTACCTACATGCAGCCGAATCATCTTGATGCTTAAACTTCAGATTTAGTAGAACCCTACCAGCTTGCGTTGATGGCTCTCCAACATAATGAATGCTCCCTTGGAAAGTGGTACACATTTACACATTTTGGAGCTCTTGTACATAACCATCTGAAATAAATATTTATGCTTTAGGGTCAATACCACGCCTATAGTGCTTTTAGTCATGACGGATACGACCCAAAGCATCTAAGCGTGTTGGTGACATGTTGAAATAAATTTCGTGAACTACTTAAGGTATCAAAAATTTTGCTGGAAAATGAAAAGGCTTCTATTTCCTGCGAAAACCATTCCGGGTTGTGCTGGAGGACTTTTTATCCAGTAATGTATCACAGGACTGATTTGTGCTACTGCTGATTCTGGTGAGTATGGGAGTTTCTTTAGTTGTTGAAATATATTTTGCATCAAATATACTGGTATATAAAAAATACTGGCACATATATGCACGAGTAAATTTCTTGAAAAGGTGACATGCGTAAGCGGCTAGGAAAACATAGAAGGCTACATTTTAAGACACGTGTTATTAAAAAGGTATAACACTGATATCAGGAAATGTCTTAAATACGGTTGTTTTTAGAAGGAATACATTTTTAACGCGATAAAACTATAGTAACCTTAGTAGACGGATTGAAAATTTCTAATAAATATGCATGCGAACATTGGCGTGCGTGTTACAAACGAAAGAAGTTTCAAAGCGGTACTGTGTTTATGCGAAAATAACTTTTTGAACATTTGCTGTAAAATCATCCTTTTTTACCACTTATCCGCGACTGAACCTGGAATCCAGAGGTGCAGTGTGTTTGTTTCACAAGGAAACTTTCCACTAAACTAAACTAAAACTAAACTAAAGTAAACTTTCCACTTCTGAGAACAATACGTTATCAAAGACAAAATTTAGTTTCTTTCATGGATGTcatgcttcgaaaacttttgcgGTTGCGAGTATGTAAAGGAAATGTCATAATTTGCATGCTTTGTGAACACGGCTAACTTACTTGTGCACGTAACCGAAGCAGCTGTCACGAAATGATACATGAGAGTATTTGGATATTTAAAATAGAGGTACTTGGATGTGCGGTAACATAGGGCAAGGTATGGGAAACTACGGACGTAACGAGAAATTATGTAGTTTGAATTTACACAGAGCCAAGTGAAGATCGTTTCCTCCTCCTTTAGCTTTTTGCTGATAATTTTTGTAGATAATTCTTGCCGGCCTGAATCTGGCAGTTTGTGAAGTGCCAAAAATAGATTTGAAACCATGCTTGTGTGCCCGCCCTCCGAAAAATGATAAATAGCTGAAGCTTAACGGCCCCTAGAGAAAATGACCTCATGATCGCATTTAGCCAGAGTCGTTATCGTATTTAGCTCCATAAAAGCTTTAATGCAAGCCTTCATCCTATCAGTGCTATGATTTGAACGGAGAACGGAAAACCTATAATTTTTTTCATTAGCCAGAAACACATCCAGCCGTTATGACGTTCGTCGTTTTATTGCCGCTATAGACTTGAGATGCTATTGTCTCTGGATGTGAGAAAATCAGTCCTTTATTAAGGTTTGCCTTTGGCCTGAATGAAATAAAACCACGATTACATAACTTTAGCCAGCACTTCTCAAGCTGCCAGGTCCAGGTAACCAAGGAATCGATATGAAAGTATCAGCCCATTGCACAAAGAGCAGAAAATAATCTTCACATTACCGTGTCAATTCAACATCCATCACTTCTATGCCATTTTGTTTCATTTAGAATTTTTAAAAGATTTTTTCGCCTCACCTGTGAGCCTATTTTACTcctcatattttttttctagtttgcgTTTAGACAAGTGTACCATCACGAAGGTTTTCAGGTTGTTTATTGTAAAATTGATTGAATGAATCAATGGGCTTTCTTCACGCGGCTTCGTCGCCTGACCGGTGCCTTCTGTCTCGCTCCCAGGGCATGGAGGTCAAGGGCCAGATGGTCCACTGTCCGGAGTCCCGCGCGCTGCTCTTCCTGGGCTCGCCCGTGGTGGACGGCGGCCTGTCGGCCATGCTGCGCCGCGGCCTCTACATCTCGGACGTGCCAGTGCACGACGCCACGCGCGACATCCTCCTCGTGGAGGAGCAGAGCCGCGCCCAGGACGGCCTCAAGCGGCGCATGGACAAGATACGCGCCTCCATCCAGGAGGCTAACCTGGCCGTGGAGGAGGAGCGACAGAAGAACGTCGACCTGCTGCACCTCATCTTCCCGCCAAGGGTGGCGAGGAAACTGTGGCTCGGTGAGGTAGGCGCTTACTTTCGAATGTCACGCACCGTAGCCCGAGGGGAATGCCACCAATCTTCATGCGACGGGTAGTCACGCAAGAGAGGCTTTAGAGTTTCTTCTGCGCCACAAGTATCACAACTGGCGCTGTTCGCTAttcctattaggaacgaataagCGATCGTTAAGGCGACACCTATTCTCGGGTGTCAGAGTATAAAATAACTTCCCTTCGAGTAAGGCCGGGTGACAGCTGTAATTGGATTGTTTAAGGAAAACAAGATGACAAGTCCTTTACAGAACAGAATATCTTGGGACCGTAGCCTCGGGCGTCTGCGACCtgcaaggccacaaaagcgctgctgcgcttCTTGAGGGCCACCAACTTTTATGACCACCTGGGACAGACTGAACGATGGCCGattgtgtatgcgtgtgtgtgtgcatacagTGAACTTTTCTTCTCTAGTTCTTCTCATATTTCACTCTCCCTCTTCCCATCTTTCATTACCTTTCCCCGTTCCCCATTGCATGGTAGCGAACCGggttcagcctggttaacctcctagTCTTTCTCTTATCGCTACTCTTTTTCTTGCTACGCACAACAACAATAACGTATTGAAGTTTGGGATGTTCTGGCGAACCCGCCGGCCACCATCCACTAACCTGGCGCTTACATTCATCCTGCGGCGTACGTCGTTTTTTGAGGGCTGGCGGCAACAGCACTTTATCGCTTACGATAAAGCGGCGGACCGGCTATTACGCTGGCATTAAACGTAAATTTCGAAGGAGTAAGAGATTTAAGACAAACTTTATTGACATTAGCTCTTTCTCGAAAGTAAAGGTTAGTACTTGGGTGACATTTCTTGAGAAGGTACTGGGGAAGGTTATTGTTCGTAACGACTAATAACAAAGAACAAGCAAAGTGTGCGTTGCTTTTTGCCTACACTATAGCTCTCACATAACGTGTCCATCAGCCTTGATTGGCTCGTTTGCCAGTTTATGGTACTTGTCATCGTCTTATTCATCTCCTCGGTATCTGTTTTAAGAGAAGCGCTCCCTGACATGACCTTAATAGTCCCTCTGGTGTCTCCTATTATAAGTTACATGACCTACACAGTTGCTGTAAGGAGCTATGTGCATTTGGAGCAAACAGAGAAAGCACACTGAAAAATATAGAAGCCGATGAAATATATGATTGGAGATGGAATGACTATGAAAAAGCGAAAGCGACAAGCTGATGCAAAACGTTCGCGGCGTAGAAACTTATAAACCATACACAATAGCTGCCTAGTGGTGAATGCGGAGTTtgaacgtttctttttatttctcaaTAATGGTTTCGGTTACGCATGTATTGTGTTTGATCGCATACGTATTCTTGCCAGATGCTCATCGCAACAGTGTTCTCACGGTCTTGCCTAACGCCACTTCTATTTTCTAAATAAAAGATGACCTCGCATTTTTTTCCCTCATGGCGGTAGTGTCCATGAttctaaaataaaataattaGCCCCAGAAAGCGTGTGGATTCTCACAAAACACATCTGTGTTGAGCGCCCTTTTATGGTGTTTCTGCGCAGGAGAATCAATGGAGGCGCAGCAACATGACCAGGTGACCCTGCTATTTTCGGACATCGTGGGCTTCACGGCCATCTGCTCCACGGCCACTCCTATGATGGTCATCAACATGCTCAACGCCCTATACACGCAGTTTGACCAGTTTTGTGGAGAGCTTGACGTCTACAAGGTTGGTTCTTTTGATCTCTCTCTCCCCGTTTTCTCACGTCTTGTTTATAACGTTTCGCGTTCTAATTTTGCTCCAAATTTAAACCATTCCTCGCCGGTATGTTCTTTGGGAATCGAATGGTGCATATGCGTTTCTTGCGTGTTAATTATGACTTGGCAACCACAGGGTACATATCTGCTGCCTCCGTCATTTGCGATCTTGTTTTCTCTCGTTAAGTAATTTATACACTTTCTCGGTAAGTGTTGCTTCCGGTTACGAATGCTGCTTTTCTATAGGTTTTCATGGTTGATTTGTTCTATGAGGGGGGTCTTTtaaaggtattattattatttttttttcgcacttgaATTTAGCCGCAACGAGTGCTTACTGTCTGCCCTACGGTGCTGCCGTTGTTTCTTTTACTTGCAATCTCTTGTAGCACAGCATTTAATTTTCAACATAAAATACCCATAGCCAGTATCTAGCAGGCTTCACTTAAGCTCTTGGACATTCTCGCCAAACACTCTTCGTCACAATGGGTAAGAAACCAAAAAGGACCAAATTTTGCGTACACAGTTGGCCCGGCCCAGAGTCGCACCTTCGGCTCTTACGCTTCCGATTAGAGCGCTCCGTCGAATGGCCCGAAATCTCGTTTTTCTTTGTTGTTTATGTTTGACACGGCTTTCAAGATGTTGCATAAATAGAATAATTTAAACGAGAAGCTTTGGATTCATACAGTTATACATTCATATAAGTTTCGTTGAAGGGCGAGCATTCGGGGTCATACTACGCTCACCTCTTGCAAAGGGCGCGTTCCACACAGGAGGACGAACAAATGCCAAATTAAGCAGCGGTGAAAATGCGATGACGAAGACCACCAAAGACAAAGAGAGAGATGAGAAAATGAGGGCCTGAACAACGAATATTAGAAGGAATCGACCT is a window of Dermacentor silvarum isolate Dsil-2018 chromosome 4, BIME_Dsil_1.4, whole genome shotgun sequence DNA encoding:
- the LOC119448591 gene encoding head-specific guanylate cyclase; its protein translation is MGFLHAASSPDRCLLSRSQGMEVKGQMVHCPESRALLFLGSPVVDGGLSAMLRRGLYISDVPVHDATRDILLVEEQSRAQDGLKRRMDKIRASIQEANLAVEEERQKNVDLLHLIFPPRVARKLWLGESMEAQQHDQVTLLFSDIVGFTAICSTATPMMVINMLNALYTQFDQFCGELDVYKIETVGDAYCVASGLRKQVHTHAQQAAWMALKMMAAAGQVHSHDGKPIQMRIGLHTGLVLAGVVGVKMPRYCLIGNDVTLANRFESGSIAMHINVSPTTHRLLVHTEGFRFEARPRECLPEGFPEHIKGTCHFLKGFYHPKLDPAEPLDVHIRKAQRELRMDASQTWLA